The DNA sequence TGAAATTCTGTTCTTATGCCTTTTAGGTTCTTGATGCTACTAGCAATGAGACCTGGGGTCCTCATGGATCACTTCTTGCAGATATTGCACAGGCATCCCGAAACTAGTAAGCTCAATCATTCTATTATAGATGCTTTGCAATGCTTTTCTTTTGTCCCAAATTAGTTCTCTCTCTGAAAGTGAAGGACCTGACTTTTATATCTGTGCAGTCATGAGTACCAAATTATCATGGCAGTAATCTGGAAGCGGATTAATGATACTGGAAAGAACTGGCGGCATGTCTATAAGGTTTGCaattttaatggatttttttttcgataaagtaaacgattgtattaataatGATAGGCAATTTTAATGGATTTAATCtagtaaatgtaaaaaaattactttaagtAGGATCTATCCCCTTTGTCCCATTATTCGATTCCATGATGGCCcttatattttgataaatattgtgTACTGTAGCGTCTGTTGCATTTTATTCCCACTTTATGTTGTGATGATATAACTAAAACATCTATCGTCTGAGCTTCAGGCTTTGACTGTTCTGGATTACCTAGTAGCCAATGGGTCAGAACGTGTCATAGAAGATATCAGGGAACATGCTTATCAAATACAGGTAATTTCTAGTTCATGAGTGCTATTTAACTGATctgttgttttgaatttttttaggcAAGTTTTCATTCATATCGAAATGATTAAGATTCTATCATTGTCTTAGTGATAAGTTTATCTTTCCCACATGGCAGACTTTGTCCGATTTTCAATATATCGATTCCAGTGGAAGGGACCAGGGAAACAATGTCAGGAAGAAATCTCAGAGTCTTGTGGTCCTAGTGAAcgataaagaaagaataattgAAGTTAGACAGAAGGCTGCTGCTAATAGGGACAAGTAAGCCAAGTTCttagaaagaattgaaaattcttttattcttataatGGTTTTTTCCATTCACATTGTCAGTTTACGAAAATAGTTGTCTGCCTTCGTGATGTCACTGCCTTACGCTACATTTATTTGTATTGGTATTGTTGTtgctattgttgttgttgttgttcaaGTTCTTGCCGTTTTAGAGATTTGACACGTGTCTTTAGTTTCCATTTTTGTGTTAAATTCCATGAATTCCAGAAGGCAATGAAAAGTTCATTCATTTTTTGAAGTATCAGGCAAGTGAATTTTCCAGAATGTCTTATCATCATTCACCCTCTGAAGGTAGCTTGTTTATGCGTTGTCTTACAAAgggttcatattttatatattttttctgtcaTATAGCATATCAGATgatctctctccttttttatttatctctGTGCAATTGAATTGTGTGTGTAGATTCTAATTTTACACTAACACAGCTGAGCTATGATTGTCAGTGTTGCTAGTCTATCTGGATGCATTGGTGCAATTGTGAAGAGTTGTGATAGCTTTTGTGGCACCTTTTGTATAATCATCTTATGAAGGAAATAAGCACACCCTCCCCACACAAAAATCCCCCTTTCTCCCACACTTGGACATAGCTATTTTGCATATTCTACCTTTGAAATTCTTTCGggatactctctctctctctccctccccgcCCCCCCTCTTTAATTCCCAATTGTAATAACTGTATTTCATATTTGTGTATGACTAGATTACCATCAATGATATTCTCTAACTGTTTTTTTATCAGTGAGATTCTCTAACTGTTAACTTATGGCTTGATAGGTTCCGTAGTGCCTCATCAACTGGCGGAATGTATAGGCCTGGTTCTTTTTCAAGTACAGGAGGATATGGTGACAGATATGATGATGATCGCTCTGAAGGTCGTTACGGAAGCAGGGATGAAGATAGGAATGGctatgggagagagagagaatcgggTTATAGGGATGATGACCGGTATGGTAGATATGGGGACTCATACAGTCGTGATGGCAAAGATTATGAAGAACGGTACAACAGAGATGGTTACAGGGATGATGATTATCGGGGAAGAAGTCAGAGTGCTGATGATTACCAATATGGCACAAGAAGTAGGAGCTTCGATAGAGACAGAGATCGTGCTTTTGATGATGATGGTCAATATTCATCTCGGTATGTATCTATTGATGGTAATATTTATGTTGCTAATGCAATAAACTAACATGTTGACTTTTTGatagttttttccttttaccttCTCATTAAGTTGTTTTTACTTTGTATCTTTAGTTAAGTCTTCATTTTTAAGTATTGAAGAAGCAAAACTTTCATAGAAATGAGGTCTCCACATGTGAAAAAGTATACGGTGAAGTATAATATGACAGAACCTACTTTGAATAAAAGGGTAATCCATTGAAGCTACTGAGAAGCTTCACCACTACAATGCAAGAAAGGGAACTGTCCTGTATCTAGTCTATTAGTTGGTGTGTTTAATAGAACTGCTCCGGTGTGATACCTGTTTATGAATTCTGTGTTCCTTTTACAATATAAGCATGCAGAGGATGCCTTCATGACATCCTTGACCTTGTAAACTTATGTAGTTTATGCTTTTCTTCCCTCTACAGAGGCAGTGGTGTCAGGGCGGATGACCAATCTCTGGATGGAAGGTAAATTCTTTGTGCTTGCATGGTCAAATTGTTGTTGGTATTGGGTTTTTATGGTCAATCTTGTCAATAGTCTGAGCGAGCAAAATTTATTGTTTGACAAACATAAATAATCTTTTGCAGGCGACTTGAGCGGAAATTTTCTGAACAGCATATTGGTGCTCCTCCAAGTTATGAAGAAGCTGTGAGCGAGTCCCGAAGCCCTGTCCACAATGAAAGGTATAAATTTTGCACCATTATAGCACACCATCATTTTGCTTGACTATTATTCACTGCTATTATTCACTGGTTGAAATTTTTCTGATGTCTTCTTGTTGACAGGGATGGAGAAACTTCAGCAGCATCTGCTCCCAAAGATTCGTCGCCTGTTAGCAATATTCCAAGCCATGAAACCACTTTTCACAGTACTTCGGAATCTCCTCAAAACCAGGAAGCTGGGGCTTCTGATGAGTTTGATCCTCGCGGTCCAGTTTCAGGTACAGAAAACAATATAGGTGTGTTTTTTTTGGTTCCAGTCAGAGTTGCTCCCTTTACTTATACACTGATATATTAAATGAATTTCTGATATTACTAGTCATTTTTGAAGAGTATATCTCATTTGTGGATGGACATgaaatgttaatattttatgtatttttctttgcACTTCTAAATTATGGTTCAAAAGTGACGAATTCATATTATCTGATTGCTGGGATTGGGGATTAGGGTACGTAAAAGTCTTGTGATTTTCTTTGCATGTGTTCTTTTTAGTTAGTTTAATTGTTCCTAGAGGTTTGCATATCGAATTGCTTTTGGTTTTGAAGGCAGTGCTGGGTCATGGAGTGTACAGAAGTTGacctataaaaaaaagcatGGAGTGTACAGAAGTTTTTCCTGAAACTGAAATGAACCACTGTGGCCTAAAGGCCCAATTAGTCTCCAATggacaaaacaaataaaaagtataATCTAATTGGACCGAGTGACTCGATTTAGCTAATGGCCTGCAGTTTTTGGCAGTTCATGCATCAAGGACACTGATATGAGGGTTGGTTTCAAAGTGGACTGAATGTTTTTGACGTGATAAAAAAAGTCTGTAAAGTGATTGGACAATGACATGCACATGATTATATTTGTCTGTCAGTGTCAGAATGCTATATGTATTATGGCAAGGCACCTCCATCCTCAGAAAGTATGCTATATGTTAAGTTATTGAAAGAATGACATGCACATGAGGTCATTATTTTGTCAAGCCAAAAAATGGTAGAATCGCCATGATCCCTTGATTTGCATGCTCCATCCCCATACCAAAAGATTGGGCTTAATTTTTGCTCAGAAGCCACCAAAGTTTGCCCcccaaattgaaaaaatctaaaagcATGCTTGTCGTCAATGTGTTGTCTTATGGGTGCACATACTTATGATTCGGTTAGTACAGACAATGTCAAAGGGCTTTTGTGCCCATGTTTCGGCCCAACTAGTCTGTTGAGAGTTGAATTTTTGCTTATTTAACAACCTGATATACATCTACGATGAGAAGGCTTTGATATGCATGTGATATCATCgacttataatgattttattagcTGTAACGGCATAACAGAGGAGCTGCAACATGACTACTCTCTCTGTATGTGTTTTAAGTCTGGGCATGACTTAGGTTTGGGCTTCAATTGAAGTATCCCAACCTCATATACAATGAGAATTTGTTGGGATGCGGTAACTTTAAAATTATGGTTTCACAGTCGTCCTGCATTCAACTCAACAAAGTTGATCAACCTGCATTGTTTTAATATCCATTTACTTGTGTGACTGTACTATCTTACCTTAACTTTTTTAGTGTCAGCTCGGGCTTTATGACTTCTTTATTCTGTTGAGTTTTGTGGCTTTGACCAGATAGAATTGATATCTTATGGTTTAATGTTAATTATGCATGATTATAAAACTTAAGGGTTTACCTCAAATGTGTATCTGGTGaagtttattaatattttgacacaaagaagagagggagagagagccaGGGTAACCCCTGTTGAAGTGCTGTTAATTTGAATCATAGTAGCCAGCTTATAATTTTCAATCGATAGTTGCTTGTTACTTATGTGATTTCTGTTTCCTAGATTTTGTTGAGTTATCAGCTATTATGTTACCAAATATTGATGGTTTTCTCTCAAGTTGTATTATCTCTaaatgatcaagaaaaaaagCTATTTTATTAGCTCATTGTTTCCTACTTCTACCGAGGAATTCTATAGTTAAGAGATTCTGTTTCATGgtataatttgttttcctttcctgAATTGATGAAGTCATATATGCTTCTATTTATAGTtctgaacaattttttttcaccACTTTCATGAGTGAACAATTACTGTTAATTTACATGATGGCAATGAGTGTACAGCAATGTTTTTATACAGTTCAATACCATGGTCTTTAAGGAGCTAAAAATGCAAATTTACTTTGGTGCTCTTGCAGCAATGCCAGCAAATCAACCACGTAGTTGGACATTCATGTATTgtgttttgtcctttttttttttcagctgcTCCAGCTACCATAAACAATGCTGAGATGGACTTACTTGGCTCCCTTTCCGATTCGTTTCCCTCAAATTCATTAGCCATTGTGCCAATTACATCTGTGACCACATCCTACGAGGCTGATGCCCACACAAACTCTGCTCCAGCAACCAGTTTTGTGACTGCAGCTTCAGCAGCTAATGGCGTCAATCAGGTAGGCATCTTATGcaatttattatgaattttaggATCTATTTTCCTTGAGTTGATTAAGCGAACTGAAGTAAAAACATGTTTTGAGCCTTACATCTTCACCCTTAAACATATGTACCATTATTGAGACTATGGAAATTCGATGTGCTAATGTGTTCCATTCCTTCCAGTGGCAGATTTAGTAGTGCCTCTTTGGTGTGCAAGGTTTTCAGAGACATATCTTGAAATTTTGATAATAATCGCATATGACATCAAGATTATTATACACAAATTTCTAACATTATGGAGCATTTGCAACTTGTAGATCTTGTGTTTCTTTTTATGGATAGTTCCAGTTTGGTTTCTGCACATACCAAAGAACATGCAAGACTTGAACCTTCATCCCCCTTCCCTCTTTCTatcccaatttttattttacatttattctGATGAAATGAATATTGTGGATTGAGTGTTTATCCTTGATGCAGCCTTTTGAAGATCCATTTGGTGATTCTCCTTTCAAGGCCATTCCTTCCTCCAACAGTTTCCCTACCCAACAGCAGACTTCTGCTCCCACTGATTCCTTCCAGCCTACCATCAACCAGAGTGCTGAACCGCTCCAATCTGGTGTCCCAAATGCGAATACAGTCACAAACTTTGGCTTTGGGGACACATTTTCTGGCCTTACTTACTCTGGACCCAGTGACTCTAATACTCAACCTCCAACAAACTCACAATATTTACCTCAAGAGCTGTCCACTCCACAGCAGAACAATGATGTTCTGGCAGACATCCTCCCTCCTGGACCTTCACCTTCTTTTACTTCACAGCCAGCTTTTTCGGGTCCAACTGGCCAGCCTGTACTGCCAACTGCTAATATCTACAACACTTTCCACGTACAAGCAGGACCTGTAGCTCCTCAGATTCAAGCTGGTCCTCCTGGACAGCTCAGCAGTGGAAGCTTCCTTCCACATGGTGGATCTATGTCTCCCCCCACTTCTCAAATGGTTCCTCAAACTCCAGCTGGACCAA is a window from the Juglans regia cultivar Chandler chromosome 7, Walnut 2.0, whole genome shotgun sequence genome containing:
- the LOC109020905 gene encoding clathrin interactor EPSIN 2 isoform X2, giving the protein MKKAFDQTVRDLKREVNKKVLKVPGIEQKVLDATSNETWGPHGSLLADIAQASRNYHEYQIIMAVIWKRINDTGKNWRHVYKALTVLDYLVANGSERVIEDIREHAYQIQTLSDFQYIDSSGRDQGNNVRKKSQSLVVLVNDKERIIEVRQKAAANRDKFRSASSTGGMYRPGSFSSTGGYGDRYDDDRSEGRYGSRDEDRNGYGRERESGYRDDDRYGRYGDSYSRDGKDYEERYNRDGYRDDDYRGRSQSADDYQYGTRSRSFDRDRDRAFDDDGQYSSRGSGVRADDQSLDGRRLERKFSEQHIGAPPSYEEAVSESRSPVHNERDGETSAASAPKDSSPVSNIPSHETTFHSTSESPQNQEAGASDEFDPRGPVSAAPATINNAEMDLLGSLSDSFPSNSLAIVPITSVTTSYEADAHTNSAPATSFVTAASAANGVNQPFEDPFGDSPFKAIPSSNSFPTQQQTSAPTDSFQPTINQSAEPLQSGVPNANTVTNFGFGDTFSGLTYSGPSDSNTQPPTNSQYLPQELSTPQQNNDVLADILPPGPSPSFTSQPAFSGPTGQPVLPTANIYNTFHVQAGPVAPQIQAGPPGQLSSGSFLPHGGSMSPPTSQMVPQTPAGPIAQLNGGNFFPQQGGSITSHMTPQASTGPTAQFNSMNFLPPQGSAPAVTAHIAHQTATGPALQQSNDFLGNLLPQAGPNAPTASQQTLLSSTGSLSIVPQPAKDKFETKSTVWSDTLSRGLVNLNISGPKINPLADIGIDFDALNRKEKRMEKPTTSPVTSTVNMGKAMGSGSGMGRAGASALRPPNPMMGSGTGMGMGVGMGAGMGMGGRPGAGMGMGMGMGGYGGMNQPMGMAMGMNMGMGQGVQMQPPTGLPPGSNIPGGYNPMMGTGGYMPQQPYGSSYR
- the LOC109020905 gene encoding clathrin interactor EPSIN 2 isoform X1, whose amino-acid sequence is MKKAFDQTVRDLKREVNKKVLKVPGIEQKVLDATSNETWGPHGSLLADIAQASRNYHEYQIIMAVIWKRINDTGKNWRHVYKALTVLDYLVANGSERVIEDIREHAYQIQTLSDFQYIDSSGRDQGNNVRKKSQSLVVLVNDKERIIEVRQKAAANRDKFRSASSTGGMYRPGSFSSTGGYGDRYDDDRSEGRYGSRDEDRNGYGRERESGYRDDDRYGRYGDSYSRDGKDYEERYNRDGYRDDDYRGRSQSADDYQYGTRSRSFDRDRDRAFDDDGQYSSRGSGVRADDQSLDGRRLERKFSEQHIGAPPSYEEAVSESRSPVHNERDGETSAASAPKDSSPVSNIPSHETTFHSTSESPQNQEAGASDEFDPRGPVSGTENNIAAPATINNAEMDLLGSLSDSFPSNSLAIVPITSVTTSYEADAHTNSAPATSFVTAASAANGVNQPFEDPFGDSPFKAIPSSNSFPTQQQTSAPTDSFQPTINQSAEPLQSGVPNANTVTNFGFGDTFSGLTYSGPSDSNTQPPTNSQYLPQELSTPQQNNDVLADILPPGPSPSFTSQPAFSGPTGQPVLPTANIYNTFHVQAGPVAPQIQAGPPGQLSSGSFLPHGGSMSPPTSQMVPQTPAGPIAQLNGGNFFPQQGGSITSHMTPQASTGPTAQFNSMNFLPPQGSAPAVTAHIAHQTATGPALQQSNDFLGNLLPQAGPNAPTASQQTLLSSTGSLSIVPQPAKDKFETKSTVWSDTLSRGLVNLNISGPKINPLADIGIDFDALNRKEKRMEKPTTSPVTSTVNMGKAMGSGSGMGRAGASALRPPNPMMGSGTGMGMGVGMGAGMGMGGRPGAGMGMGMGMGGYGGMNQPMGMAMGMNMGMGQGVQMQPPTGLPPGSNIPGGYNPMMGTGGYMPQQPYGSSYR